One Scomber scombrus chromosome 1, fScoSco1.1, whole genome shotgun sequence DNA segment encodes these proteins:
- the cstf3 gene encoding cleavage stimulation factor subunit 3, translating into MSTEAAAEQAATEYIPEKVKKAEKKLEENPYDLDAWSILIREAQNQPIDKARKTYERLVTQFPSSGRFWKLFIEAEIKAKNYDKVEKLFQRCLMKVLHIDLWKCYLSYVRETKGKLPSYKEKMAQAYDFALDKIGMEIMSYQIWVDYINFLKGVEAVGSYAENQRITAVRRVYQRGCVNPMINIEQLWRDYSKYEEGINVHLAKKMIEDRSRDYMNARRVAKEYETVMKGLDRNAPSVPPQNSPQEAQQVEMWKKYIQWEKSNPLRTEDQTLITKRVMFAYEQCLLVLGHHPDIWYEAAQYLEQSSKLLAEKGDMNNSKLFSDEAANIYERAIGTLLKKNMLLYFSFADYEESRMRYEKVHSIYNKLLAIEDIDPTLVYIQYMKFARRAEGIKSGRTIFKKAREDLRTRHHVYVTAALMEYYCSKDKSVAFKIFELGLKKYGDIPEYILAYIDYLSHLNEDNNTRVLFERVLTSGSLSPEKSGEIWARFLAFESNIGDLASILKVERRRFTAFKDEYEGKETALLVDRYKFMDLYPCSASELKALGYKDVSRAKLASLLPETVVTPSVPALKDEVDRKPEYPKPDTNQMIPFQPRHLAPPGLHPVPGGVFPVPPAAVILMKLLPPPTCFTGPFVQVDELMETFRRCTLPETVDAAVELITGRQPDAGGEGNGSMENHAVAKSLKRPNADSDEEDDKGAVAPPIHDIYRARQQKRIR; encoded by the exons ATGTCCACCGAGGCAGCAGCCGAACAG GCAGCGACAGAGTACATCCCAGAGAAGGTGaagaaggcagagaagaagtTGGAAGAAAACCCATATGACCTTGACGCATGGAGCATTCTGATTCGTGAAGCACAG AACCAACCTATAGATAAAGCAAGGAAGACATATGAGCGACTTGTCACGCAGTTCCCAAGTTCTGGCAGATTCTGGAAACTGTTCATTGAAGCTGAg ATCAAGGCTAAAAACTATGACAAAGTAGAAAAG TTGTTTCAGAGATGCCTCATGAAGGTGCTACACATCGACCTGTGGAAATGCTACCTCTCATATGTCCGAGAGACCAAAGGAAAACTGCCCAGCTACAA AGAGAAGATGGCGCAGGCGTATGACTTCGCCCTGGATAAAATTGGCATGGAGATTATGTCATATCAG ATATGGGTGGACTACATCAACTTCCTCAAAGGAGt TGAAGCTGTTGGCTCATATGCAGAGAACCAACGGATCACCGCGGTACGGAGGGTTTACCAGAGAGGCTGTGTGAATCCCATGATCAACATTGAGCAGCTCTGGAGAGATTACAGCAAATATGAAGAG GGAATCAATGTACACTTGGCCAAAAAGATGATTGAAGATCGAAGCAGAGACTACATGAATGCCAGGAGGGTTGCAAAG GAGTATGAGACTGTGATGAAGGGGCTGGACAGGAATGCACCCTCGGTACCACCCCAGAACTCCCCTCAGGAAGCCCAGCAAGTGGAAATGTGGAAGAAGTACATCCAGTGGGAAAAAAGCAACCCGCTACGCACAGAAGACCAGACCCTCATCACAAAGAGAG TGATGTTTGCCTATGAGCAGTGCCTCCTGGTGCTGGGCCACCATCCTGACATTTGGTATGAGGCAGCACAGTACCTGGAGCAGTCTAGCAAACTGTTGGCAGAGAAAGGG GACATGAATAATTCCAAGCTGTTTAGTGACGAGGCAGCTAACATCTACGAACGTGCCATTGGGACTCTACTGAAGAAGAACATGCTTTTGTACTTCTCATTTGCTGACTATGAAGAA AGTCGAATGAGGTATGAGAAGGTTCACAGCATCTATAATAAGCTGTTGGCCATTGAGGACATTGACCCCACACTGGTCTACATCCAGTACATGAAGTTTGCCAGGAGGGCAGAGGGCATCAAATCAGGTCGCACCATCTTCAAAAAGGCCAGAGAGGATTTGCGCACACGTCACCATGTGTACGTGACTGCAGCACTGATGGAGTACTACTGCAGCAAG GATAAATCAGTGGCCTTCAAGATTTTTGAGCTTGGTTTGAAGAAATATGGTGACATTCCAGAGTACATACTTGCGTACATTGATTACCTCTCACACCTTAATG agGATAACAACACCAGGGTTCTGTTCGAACGTGTCCTCACCTCAGGAAGCTTGTCGCCAGAAAAGTCAGG TGAAATCTGGGCTCGGTTCCTGGCTTTTGAGAGCAACATAGGAGACTTGGCGAGTATTCTAAAAGTGGAGCGGAGGCGTTTCACTGCCTTCAAAGACGAGTACGAGGGCAAAGAAACAGCCTTGCTCGTAGACAGATACAAGTTCATGGACTTGTATCCCTGCTCCGCTAGTGAACTCAAGGCTCTTGGATACAAG GATGTGTCTCGTGCCAAACTGGCATCGCTGCTTCCAGAGACAGTGGTGACGCCCTCTGTGCCTGCACTAAAAGATGAAGTTGACCGTAAACCTGAGTACCCCAAACCTGACACCAATCAAATGATCCCCTTCCAGCCACGTCACCTTGCCC CTCCAGGTTTACACCCTGTCCCTGGAGGAGTTTTCCCAGTCCCCCCAGCTGCTGTTATCCTAATGAAGCTGCTCCCTCCGCCTACGTGCTTCACT GGTCCCTTCGTTCAAGTGGATGAGCTCATGGAAACTTTCAGGAGATGCACACTACCTGAGA CTGTTGATGCTGCTGTAGAGCTCATCACTGGCAGACAGCCTGATGCAGGAGGGGAGGGCAATGGATCAATGGAGAACCATGCTGTTGCCAAGTCACTCAAGAGGCCTAACGCAGACTCTGATGAGGAGGATGACAAAGGAGCAGTCGCTCCACCCATACACGACATCTACCGCGCACGCCAACAGAAGAGGATTCGATAA
- the depdc7a gene encoding DEP domain-containing protein 7, with protein sequence MHRTPGMAGKPFRATYIWGSIISNLHTHVQVKRRRHNLKSYHDCFLGSEAVDVVLAHITLNRFFGDDAVPRYKAVRLCQALMDSRVFEPVGIKVFGKEKKRATFEDSSCSLYRFLSPATSPSPLNNTKSHSTSTIESGYDSPSMNRNKNNYSPSHERQEVLSYSTHSPVKTDKSLEDVLGNLNLSSTITPQMINLGLSQELVDEVWHQQAVFRLLQLIELPLLEHLLEGKDVPRPPLHSMDSDPDLLYTSSYLDREVLKAFSEAQADEWMSGAVDCLEFLPDELVVEVSRGLAGCADDLLQCKKLLYGILTQHYRQTEQPPLLSNHFFDIHSGISELLVNGKQEQALESLQLSLKLQDSRSREELRRLLRFMAIAANPQEVRLHTEIENRMAVKRSFSSAIIYSRRLSKGKVDLMVLFMMDNHCDLFKIPVSLHKMVSDRIMIIVKGKDPDTITGSTYCTRVSASAYSENAQKTTKEELWSLLRRIHENPKLSSKEKRRLLGQFYKGHPEIFVQYFGNRLSSVNTLLH encoded by the exons ATGCACAGAACACCAG gCATGGCTGGGAAGCCTTTCCGGGCCACCTACATCTGGGGCAGCATCATCTCCAATCTCCACACTCATGTGCAGGTCAAGCGCCGGCGCCACAACCTGAAATCCTACCATGACTGCTTCCTAGGCTCTGAGGCCGTAGATGTGGTGTTGGCACACATCACCCTGAACCGTTTCTTTGGTGATGACGCAGTGCCTCGCTACAAGGCTGTACGTCTTTGTCAGGCCCTGATGGACTCAAGGGTTTTTGAGCCGGTGGGCATTAAAGTATTTGGGAAGGAAAAGAAGCGGGCCACATTTGAAGACAGCAGTTGTAGTTTGTACAGATTCCTGAGCCCAGCAACCAGCCCCTCACCGCTGAACAACACCAAATCCCACTCCACTAGTACCATCGAGAGCGGCTATGACTCACCAAGCATGAACAGGAATAAGAACAACTATAGTCCATCACATGAAAG ACAAGAGGTGCTGAGCTACTCCACCCACTCCCctgtaaaaacagacaaatcacTGGAGGACGTGCTGGGAAATCTCAACCTGAGTTCGACCATCACCCCTCAGATGATCAACCTCGGCCTCTCACAAGAGC TTGTGGATGAGGTGTGGCACCAGCAGGCAGTGTTCAGGCTACTGCAGCTGATAGAGCTACCTTTGTTGGAGCACTTGTTGGAGGGAAAAGACGTCCCACGGCCTCCCTTGCACAGCATGGACAGTGACCCGGACCTTTTGTATACGTCAAGCTACCTAGACAGAGAAGTTCTCAAGGCCTTCAGTGAAGCGCA GGCTGATGAGTGGATGTCTGGAGCAGTGGACTGTTTGGAGTTCCTGCCTGATGAACTAGTTGTGGAGGTCAGTCGAGGTTTGGCTGGCTGCGCTGACGATCTGCTCCAGTGTAAGAAGCTGCTGTATGGAATCCTGACTCAGCATTATAGACAAACAGAACAGCCACCTCTACTCAGCAACCACTTCTTTGACATCCACTCTGGCATTTCGGAGCTACTCG TTAACGGGAAGCAAGAGCAAGCTCTGGAGTCTCTGCAGCTGAGCCTGAAGCTGCAGGACTCTCGCAGCAGGGAGGAGCTGCGCAGGCTCCTGAGATTCATGGCCATTGCTGCCAATCCACAGGAGGTCAGACTGCACACAGAG ATAGAGAATCGAATGGCAGTGAAAAGGTCTTTCTCAAGCGCCATCATCTACAGTAGAAGACTCTCCAAAGGAAAAGTGGACTTGATGGTTCTATTTATGATGGATAACCACTGTGATCTGTTCAAA ATTCCTGTTTCATTGCACAAAATGGTCAGTGACAGAATAATGATTATCGTGAAAGGGAAGGATCCAGATACAATAACAG GATCAACATACTGCACAAGAGTGAGTGCTAGCGCTTACTcagaaaatgcacaaaaaacaactaaGGAAGAACTTTGGTCCTTACTCCGGAGAATCCACGAGAACCCGAAACTCTCCAGCAAAGAAAAGCGACGACTGCTGGGACAGTTTTATAAAGGCCATCCTGAGATTTTTGTTCAGTACTTTGGAAATCGATTGTCTAGTGTCAACACATTGCTACACTGA